A region of Pyxidicoccus parkwaysis DNA encodes the following proteins:
- a CDS encoding NAD-dependent epimerase/dehydratase family protein: MPTDRILTSHRVLITGASGFMGSWLAEYLGQKGAYVINLLSQWEPQGRFVQSGLVHQVHNVIGQVEDYALLERLLAEQGVDTVFHLAAISLEGRAFQSPHVAMEVNVRGTYNVLEACRRNRDTVRRVIIASSDKAYGDSPVLPYTEDMPLQGRHPYDVSKSCADLIAHAYAHSYGLPVTIGRFGNIYGGGDLNWSRLIPNTVRRLLAGEPPRVRMPPQGDFMRDFLYVRDAVQAYMAMFDGLDAGVARGEAFNFAMGGSWTVLEVVKTLQWLLHREDLVPDLLPASHGEIVHQHVSAEKARRLLGWAPRYTLEEGLRETAEWYREHLSTTSLSEPHERPHAVAS, encoded by the coding sequence ATGCCAACCGATAGAATCCTGACCTCGCATCGCGTCCTCATCACCGGCGCCTCGGGCTTCATGGGCTCGTGGCTTGCTGAGTACCTGGGCCAGAAGGGGGCGTATGTCATCAACCTGCTCTCGCAGTGGGAGCCCCAGGGGCGCTTCGTCCAGAGCGGCCTCGTCCACCAGGTCCACAACGTCATCGGACAGGTCGAGGACTACGCCCTGTTGGAGCGGCTCCTCGCGGAGCAGGGCGTGGACACGGTGTTCCACCTCGCGGCCATCTCCCTCGAGGGGCGCGCCTTCCAGTCGCCCCATGTGGCGATGGAGGTGAACGTCCGCGGCACGTACAACGTCCTGGAGGCGTGCCGGCGGAACAGGGACACCGTCCGGCGCGTCATCATCGCCTCCAGCGACAAGGCTTATGGTGACAGCCCCGTCCTCCCCTACACCGAGGACATGCCGCTGCAGGGACGCCATCCCTATGACGTCTCGAAGTCGTGCGCGGACCTCATCGCCCATGCCTATGCGCATAGCTATGGCCTGCCGGTGACGATTGGACGGTTCGGCAACATCTACGGCGGCGGAGACCTCAACTGGAGCCGGCTCATCCCCAACACCGTGCGACGGTTGCTGGCCGGAGAGCCACCGCGCGTGCGCATGCCACCGCAGGGGGACTTCATGCGTGACTTCCTCTACGTGCGCGACGCGGTGCAGGCCTACATGGCCATGTTCGACGGGCTCGACGCGGGCGTGGCCCGGGGCGAGGCGTTCAACTTCGCCATGGGCGGGAGCTGGACGGTGCTCGAGGTGGTGAAGACGCTCCAGTGGCTCCTTCATCGCGAGGACCTCGTGCCCGACCTCCTTCCTGCCTCGCACGGAGAAATCGTCCACCAGCACGTGTCCGCCGAGAAGGCACGGCGGCTCCTGGGCTGGGCTCCGCGCTACACCCTGGAGGAGGGGCTGCGCGAGACGGCCGAGTGGTACCGTGAGCACCTGAGCACCACCTCCCTCTCCGAGCCGCATGAACGACCCCACGCCGTTGCCTCGTGA
- a CDS encoding WbuC family cupin fold metalloprotein codes for MNDPTPLPRELLLRLSAEAAASARLRTTHCLHAPTDRVQRMLLALQPGTYVRPHRHPRPPGRDGFELLCVVQGALGVMAFEDDGRIHSLHHLRAGGAHWGIELPARTFHSVVVLEPDTVALEVKEGPYEPRGEKEFLAGFPEEGAPEASRIVAGWLARFSPGAVRSPPGSG; via the coding sequence ATGAACGACCCCACGCCGTTGCCTCGTGAGCTGCTGCTGCGGCTCTCCGCGGAGGCCGCCGCCAGCGCGCGCCTGCGGACCACGCACTGTCTCCATGCCCCCACGGACCGCGTGCAGCGGATGCTGCTCGCGTTGCAGCCGGGGACCTATGTCCGGCCGCACCGGCATCCGCGTCCTCCGGGGCGTGATGGCTTTGAGTTGCTGTGCGTGGTGCAGGGGGCCCTGGGTGTGATGGCCTTCGAGGACGATGGTCGCATCCACTCGCTCCATCACCTGCGGGCGGGTGGAGCCCACTGGGGCATCGAGCTGCCCGCGCGGACCTTTCACTCCGTCGTGGTGCTCGAGCCGGACACGGTGGCGCTCGAAGTGAAGGAGGGGCCCTACGAGCCCCGGGGCGAGAAGGAGTTCCTGGCCGGCTTCCCCGAGGAGGGCGCTCCCGAGGCTTCTCGGATTGTCGCGGGCTGGCTGGCCCGGTTCAGCCCGGGCGCTGTGCGCTCTCCTCCCGGGAGTGGGTGA
- a CDS encoding cadherin-like domain-containing protein — translation MFPSPVTRRRPLLGVLVTLLLLSCRTSSAPETDAPGTSPSVSPETRAPFDMSAVMRQVHFAFRPEGGGWSGGHSTYGVRVDGQGLTLTPVAPSRAIRGDSPRAKANHAALMGASLSLGTLHWRRDGQPALEEKALTRVRLEQPGHLTLTRTGLVETLRNTEDGVRQEWAFPSEPTGKGDLLLTVSAKGLAYSGASEAGLHFQDARTGLGFQYGHPAWVDGSGRSTPLQARYVAGNIQLQVPAAVVASTTFPATVAPVISPELGMGNTVPGPIDAAQDEPAVASNGSGYFVAWQDYRQGHYEIYGTRITSDGAIQDTLGLQLSRGGNSLSRPKVASNGTDYLVVWHAVPESGNARVLASRIVASASEPDVTPFVVLPDEDSMQLAPSVASKGTDYLVAWMNGGSQQGLRGTRVSSTGTILDPAGLTLSTVGHSILPWTAMASNGTSYLVVWEDERQNSVGDIYGTRVTSAGVVEAPQGFAIAQGEWSHREPTVASNGTDYLVAWTDRRTDTEGDIRAARVTSTGTVLDDLPIATAPGLQGRPAVASDGANYQVIWTDGRNDGYLGELYATSVLSTGEVNAEGWRLSAFSSQYTGPALAFNGTNHLVIWSISYGGGALRAMRVTRQGQVLDENGFVVGMSASLQQTPVVASNGEGYLVVWEDSFQGGNNIIGTRVTSTGEVLDPTGLPIDLDTGNRGGSQPAVASNGTDYLVTWVALRAPETAIHGTRITQAGEVLSPHGRRYSPASQAHAAAPSVASNGTDYLVVAGIWNLEAEVWPLLGIRVSGDGEGVEALAQPICAHTGCDLWDTKVASNGSNYLVVWTDSRSSGNGTDIHGARVSGTGAVLEPEGIAIATAEDNRRNVAVASNGVDYLVAWSDFRRGSSSDVFGARVAGSGEVLDKDNIAISTATRWQHLPSITSLGGEYLVVWQDHRVSTPDPNIQGARVTAAGLVRDTAGFAIADGPNPEQTPVVVASDDGRGALVVYDHDDNVDPYWSHRIRARFVTFSDNRPPLASPGSASTPEDTPLTLVLQGSDPEGQSLTYELVSSPAHGTLSGTGASRTYTPADDYSGPDSFSFRVSDGELFSASATVTLTVTPVNDMPSVPVLRAPVDGAPLTSGFVTFEWQASTDADGDSLAYELEIFQGSNRRHLLRTTETTASLVAGEALSPGDYSWSVKAVDSHDLASAASPVRAFTIEEKDAGTVDAGVETDAGTVDAGVEADAGTVDAGVETDAGTVDAGTESDGGSSDGGPIDSGVADAGPQEPPTGNPPESSGCGCNPVPGTAPVAPLLMAALGLLARGSRRRR, via the coding sequence ATGTTCCCATCCCCTGTCACACGGCGGCGACCGCTGCTCGGGGTGCTCGTCACCCTGCTGCTGCTCTCCTGCCGGACCTCCTCCGCGCCGGAGACTGACGCCCCTGGCACCTCCCCCTCGGTGTCCCCTGAAACCCGCGCTCCTTTCGACATGTCCGCCGTGATGCGGCAGGTCCACTTCGCCTTCCGGCCGGAAGGCGGGGGCTGGAGCGGCGGCCACTCCACCTACGGCGTGCGCGTGGACGGCCAGGGACTGACGCTCACGCCCGTGGCGCCTTCCCGCGCCATCCGAGGTGACAGCCCGCGGGCCAAAGCCAACCACGCGGCGCTCATGGGAGCGTCGCTCTCGCTCGGCACCCTGCACTGGCGGCGTGACGGTCAGCCCGCCCTGGAAGAGAAAGCCCTGACCCGGGTGCGATTGGAGCAACCGGGACACCTCACCCTGACGCGCACGGGCCTCGTGGAGACCCTCCGCAACACGGAGGATGGCGTCCGCCAGGAGTGGGCCTTCCCCTCGGAGCCCACCGGCAAGGGGGACCTGCTGCTGACCGTCTCCGCGAAGGGGTTGGCGTACTCCGGAGCCAGCGAGGCGGGACTCCACTTCCAGGACGCACGCACGGGCCTGGGGTTCCAGTATGGCCACCCGGCGTGGGTGGATGGCTCGGGCCGGAGCACTCCGCTCCAGGCGCGGTATGTGGCGGGGAACATCCAACTCCAGGTGCCAGCGGCGGTGGTGGCCTCGACCACGTTCCCCGCCACCGTGGCGCCGGTCATCTCCCCGGAGCTCGGCATGGGCAACACCGTGCCGGGCCCGATTGACGCCGCCCAGGACGAGCCCGCGGTGGCATCGAATGGCTCCGGCTACTTCGTCGCCTGGCAGGACTACCGCCAGGGGCATTACGAAATCTATGGCACGCGCATCACGAGCGATGGCGCCATCCAGGACACCCTGGGACTCCAGCTGTCGCGCGGCGGCAACTCCCTGAGCCGCCCCAAGGTCGCCTCCAACGGGACGGATTACCTGGTGGTCTGGCATGCAGTTCCGGAGAGCGGCAACGCCCGGGTTCTCGCCTCGCGCATCGTCGCCAGCGCGTCCGAGCCAGACGTCACACCCTTCGTCGTCCTCCCGGATGAGGACTCGATGCAGCTCGCGCCGTCGGTGGCCTCCAAGGGTACGGACTACCTCGTCGCCTGGATGAATGGCGGCTCCCAGCAGGGGCTGCGTGGAACCCGCGTGTCGAGCACAGGCACCATCCTGGACCCCGCGGGACTGACGCTCTCCACGGTGGGGCACAGCATCCTTCCCTGGACCGCCATGGCCTCCAATGGCACCAGCTATCTCGTCGTCTGGGAGGACGAACGCCAGAACAGCGTGGGCGACATCTACGGCACGCGCGTGACGAGCGCGGGCGTGGTGGAGGCCCCCCAGGGCTTCGCCATTGCCCAGGGGGAGTGGTCACACCGTGAGCCGACGGTGGCCTCGAATGGCACCGACTACCTGGTCGCATGGACGGACCGACGCACGGACACGGAGGGAGACATCCGCGCGGCGCGGGTGACGAGCACGGGGACTGTGCTGGACGACCTCCCCATCGCGACGGCCCCCGGGCTCCAGGGCCGGCCCGCGGTGGCCTCGGATGGCGCGAACTATCAGGTCATCTGGACGGATGGTCGCAATGACGGCTACCTCGGGGAGCTCTACGCCACCTCGGTCCTGAGCACCGGAGAAGTCAACGCCGAGGGCTGGCGCCTGTCTGCCTTCAGTTCTCAGTACACGGGCCCAGCCCTGGCTTTCAATGGGACGAACCACCTCGTCATCTGGTCCATCTCGTACGGTGGCGGAGCCCTCCGCGCGATGCGCGTGACGCGACAAGGCCAGGTCCTCGATGAGAACGGGTTCGTGGTCGGCATGTCGGCGAGCCTCCAGCAGACGCCCGTGGTGGCCTCGAATGGCGAGGGCTACCTGGTCGTCTGGGAGGACTCCTTCCAGGGTGGCAACAACATCATCGGCACCCGCGTCACCTCGACGGGTGAGGTATTGGACCCGACGGGCCTTCCCATCGACCTCGACACCGGCAATCGCGGAGGCAGCCAGCCCGCGGTGGCCTCCAACGGCACGGACTATCTCGTCACGTGGGTGGCCCTTCGCGCCCCCGAAACCGCCATCCACGGCACGCGCATCACCCAGGCGGGAGAAGTCCTGAGCCCCCACGGGCGGCGCTACAGTCCCGCCTCCCAGGCCCACGCGGCAGCGCCGTCCGTGGCCTCCAACGGCACCGACTACCTCGTCGTCGCGGGCATCTGGAACCTGGAGGCAGAGGTGTGGCCCCTCCTGGGCATCCGCGTCTCGGGCGACGGCGAGGGGGTGGAGGCGTTGGCGCAGCCCATCTGCGCCCATACCGGATGCGACCTCTGGGACACCAAGGTGGCTTCCAACGGAAGCAACTACCTCGTGGTCTGGACCGACAGCCGAAGCAGCGGCAACGGCACCGACATCCATGGCGCGCGCGTGTCCGGTACGGGGGCCGTGCTGGAACCGGAAGGCATCGCCATCGCCACGGCGGAGGACAACCGGCGCAATGTCGCTGTTGCCTCCAACGGAGTGGACTACCTCGTGGCGTGGAGTGACTTCCGCCGAGGCAGCTCGTCCGACGTGTTTGGTGCCCGGGTGGCGGGCTCGGGCGAGGTGCTCGACAAGGACAACATCGCCATCTCGACGGCGACCCGCTGGCAGCACCTGCCTTCCATCACCTCGCTGGGGGGCGAGTACCTCGTCGTCTGGCAGGACCACCGGGTCTCCACGCCAGACCCCAACATCCAGGGCGCGCGGGTGACGGCCGCGGGGCTGGTCCGTGACACCGCGGGCTTCGCCATCGCGGACGGTCCGAACCCCGAGCAGACGCCCGTGGTCGTCGCTTCGGACGACGGCAGGGGCGCACTCGTCGTCTATGACCACGACGACAACGTCGACCCGTATTGGAGCCACCGGATTCGCGCGCGGTTCGTGACGTTCAGCGACAACCGGCCGCCCCTGGCCAGCCCCGGGTCCGCGTCCACGCCCGAGGACACGCCCCTGACGCTCGTCCTCCAGGGCAGCGACCCGGAGGGCCAGAGCCTGACCTACGAGCTCGTGTCGTCACCGGCGCATGGCACGCTCAGCGGCACCGGAGCCAGCCGGACCTATACGCCCGCGGACGACTACTCCGGTCCGGACAGCTTCTCGTTCCGCGTATCGGACGGCGAGCTCTTCTCGGCCTCGGCGACCGTGACGCTCACGGTGACGCCGGTGAATGACATGCCCTCCGTGCCGGTGTTGCGCGCTCCGGTGGATGGAGCACCGCTGACGAGCGGCTTCGTCACCTTCGAGTGGCAGGCATCCACGGATGCGGATGGGGATTCCCTTGCCTACGAGTTGGAGATCTTCCAGGGGAGCAACCGGCGCCACCTGCTCCGCACGACGGAGACGACGGCCTCGCTGGTTGCTGGAGAGGCCCTGAGCCCAGGGGACTACTCCTGGAGCGTCAAGGCCGTGGACTCGCACGACCTCGCCAGCGCCGCGTCTCCCGTGCGCGCCTTCACCATCGAGGAGAAAGACGCGGGCACTGTGGATGCCGGAGTGGAGACTGATGCGGGCACCGTGGATGCTGGCGTGGAGGCCGATGCGGGCACCGTGGATGCTGGCGTGGAGACCGATGCGGGCACCGTGGATGCCGGCACCGAGAGCGACGGCGGAAGCTCGGACGGTGGCCCCATCGACTCGGGTGTCGCGGATGCGGGGCCTCAGGAGCCGCCTACCGGCAATCCTCCGGAGTCTTCTGGGTGCGGCTGCAACCCGGTGCCCGGCACGGCGCCTGTCGCGCCACTGCTGATGGCGGCGCTCGGCCTGCTGGCCCGTGGGTCTCGCCGTCGTCGCTGA
- a CDS encoding phytoene desaturase family protein has translation MNSTREQRDVVVIGGGIGGLAAAAILARGGRSVTLVEKAPRFGGRAITTEREGFKFNLGIHVFYAGGPGEAVLRELGVTLSGGQSDRSLYECQDGARISRLPVDADSLATSALLDPASRAELAQLLRQLRTEPLHAWRGRPVSAWLDQHVRHPVVRSLLEAVVRLATYTHAPDEVDAAYALSLVGSQRGALLLDDGWQTLVHGLERATRAAGVELIHGAAVTDIELGPPHTVRLPSRTLHAKAVVVATDVMTAARLLKLPTVEAWAARARPVRAACLDLALRALPEPWRLVVLRLDQPLYYSVHSRSCRLAPGNGALLHLIKYLPLRPSDLDEDAREDRRQLEAWLDELQPGWREVLVASQFLPRIQVSGDAVTAGQQGLQGRPSLIVPDAPGVYLVGDFVGARDHLAHASLFSAEVVARDVLERAA, from the coding sequence ATGAATTCGACACGGGAACAGCGAGACGTGGTGGTGATTGGCGGAGGGATTGGCGGCCTGGCCGCTGCGGCCATCCTTGCGCGCGGGGGCCGGAGCGTCACCCTGGTGGAGAAAGCGCCCCGGTTCGGAGGTCGCGCCATCACCACCGAGCGGGAGGGCTTCAAGTTCAACCTCGGCATTCACGTGTTCTACGCGGGAGGACCCGGCGAGGCCGTGCTGCGCGAGCTCGGCGTCACGCTCTCGGGCGGGCAGTCGGACCGCTCGCTCTACGAGTGCCAGGACGGAGCTCGAATCAGCCGGCTGCCGGTGGATGCGGACTCGCTCGCGACCAGCGCGCTGCTTGACCCCGCGTCGCGCGCGGAGCTTGCCCAGCTTCTCCGGCAGCTCAGGACCGAGCCCCTTCACGCGTGGCGGGGGCGGCCCGTGAGCGCCTGGCTGGACCAGCACGTGCGGCATCCCGTGGTGCGGAGCCTCCTCGAAGCCGTGGTGCGGCTCGCCACGTACACGCACGCGCCCGACGAGGTCGATGCGGCGTATGCACTGTCTCTCGTGGGCTCGCAGCGCGGAGCGCTCCTGCTCGACGATGGTTGGCAGACCCTGGTCCATGGGCTCGAGCGCGCGACACGCGCGGCGGGCGTGGAACTGATTCACGGCGCCGCCGTCACGGACATCGAGCTCGGGCCGCCGCACACCGTGCGACTCCCGAGCCGCACCCTTCACGCGAAGGCCGTGGTGGTCGCGACCGATGTGATGACCGCGGCGCGACTGCTCAAGCTCCCCACGGTCGAGGCGTGGGCGGCTCGCGCGCGGCCCGTGCGTGCGGCGTGCCTGGACCTCGCGCTGCGCGCGTTGCCTGAGCCATGGCGCCTCGTGGTCCTGCGCCTGGACCAACCTCTCTACTACTCCGTACACTCACGCTCGTGCCGGCTCGCTCCGGGCAACGGCGCGTTGCTCCACCTGATCAAATATCTGCCCTTGAGACCGTCTGACCTCGACGAGGATGCGCGCGAAGACCGTCGCCAGCTCGAAGCCTGGCTGGATGAGCTCCAGCCCGGATGGCGCGAGGTGTTGGTGGCCTCTCAATTCCTTCCCCGCATCCAGGTCTCCGGGGACGCCGTGACGGCCGGACAGCAGGGGCTTCAGGGCCGTCCTTCTCTCATCGTTCCAGATGCGCCCGGCGTGTACCTGGTGGGGGACTTCGTCGGAGCGCGGGACCATCTGGCGCACGCCAGCCTCTTCAGCGCGGAGGTGGTTGCACGGGACGTCCTGGAGCGCGCGGCATGA
- a CDS encoding SMI1/KNR4 family protein, producing MWQLLEEVSRSHFPNPPATPAQLAEFETRMGWQLDADLRAFYLHCDGATLFVPRDADPNYRILSLAEIPQVTTRFRRRDGSPMTASWYPVVDCEDSDYVLVDVAKPAPFPLLDAWHEAYPRRVRQIAASFSEFLERALRSNDHLYWLGE from the coding sequence ATGTGGCAACTGCTCGAAGAGGTTTCACGCAGCCATTTCCCGAATCCGCCGGCGACGCCGGCCCAGCTCGCGGAGTTCGAGACGCGTATGGGTTGGCAGCTCGATGCCGACCTGCGCGCTTTCTACCTGCACTGCGACGGGGCGACGCTGTTCGTGCCTCGGGACGCCGACCCCAACTACCGCATCCTCTCTCTGGCGGAGATACCGCAAGTCACCACTCGATTTCGGCGGAGGGATGGCTCGCCAATGACCGCGTCCTGGTACCCCGTCGTGGACTGCGAGGACTCGGACTACGTCCTCGTCGACGTCGCGAAGCCCGCCCCCTTCCCGCTGCTGGATGCGTGGCATGAGGCGTACCCGCGTCGCGTGCGGCAGATTGCCGCGTCGTTCAGCGAGTTCCTGGAACGAGCATTGCGCAGCAATGACCACCTCTACTGGCTGGGCGAATAG
- the sigJ gene encoding RNA polymerase sigma factor SigJ, whose product MTASGDETFLAHRAVLLSIAYNMLGRVAEAEDCVQEAYLRWQRASQAEEGEAIASPQAYLRRVVANLCINRLQSAAARRESYVGVWLPEPLLEKEATPPGDTATEQSETLSIALLRVMESLSPVERAVFLLREVFERPYPEIARAVGKSEAHCRQLVHRAKERLALGQSRFSVSSDEHQRLALRFAEACASDDVHALVEVLANDVVLYSDGGEAREPVHHADAVARFILAGGGRLSQSASWSWRLARVNGKPGVVILVDSAVYAVFALEVRAGRIAEVDIIISPSKLSHLQA is encoded by the coding sequence ATGACGGCGAGCGGCGACGAAACCTTCCTGGCCCACCGGGCCGTGCTCCTCTCCATCGCCTACAACATGCTGGGTCGCGTTGCCGAGGCGGAGGATTGCGTTCAGGAAGCCTATCTGCGTTGGCAACGCGCCAGTCAGGCCGAGGAGGGCGAGGCCATCGCGTCGCCGCAGGCGTACCTGCGCCGCGTGGTCGCGAACCTCTGCATCAACCGCCTCCAGTCGGCAGCCGCCAGGAGGGAGTCCTACGTGGGCGTCTGGCTTCCGGAGCCCCTGCTCGAGAAGGAAGCCACGCCGCCGGGCGACACCGCCACGGAGCAATCCGAGACACTCTCGATTGCGCTCCTCCGGGTGATGGAGTCGCTGTCACCCGTCGAGCGCGCGGTGTTCCTGCTTCGGGAAGTCTTCGAACGGCCATACCCCGAGATTGCACGCGCGGTCGGCAAGAGCGAGGCCCACTGCCGGCAGCTCGTGCACCGGGCGAAGGAGAGACTCGCCCTGGGGCAATCCCGATTCAGCGTGTCCTCGGACGAGCACCAGCGGCTCGCCCTGCGTTTCGCGGAGGCGTGCGCGAGTGATGACGTCCATGCCCTCGTCGAGGTGCTCGCCAACGACGTGGTTCTCTACAGCGATGGGGGAGAGGCGCGCGAACCCGTCCACCACGCGGACGCCGTCGCGCGGTTCATCCTGGCCGGCGGGGGACGTTTGAGTCAGAGCGCCTCGTGGTCGTGGCGCCTCGCCAGGGTCAATGGGAAGCCCGGGGTGGTGATTCTCGTCGACAGCGCCGTGTACGCCGTCTTCGCGCTCGAGGTCCGCGCGGGTCGGATTGCCGAGGTCGACATCATCATCTCACCCTCGAAGCTGAGCCATCTTCAGGCCTGA